AAAAGGATTGACTGCCCGCTGTATTCATGGGGAGCTTTTTGGTTGGATTGAACAGGGCAAAGGGCTGCAGGGTGGCCAGGCAGAGTTTGTGCGCGTGCCGCTTGCTGATTCATCTTTACTGAAGGTTCCCGAAGGAGTACTTCCTGAAGAAGGTCTGTTGCTTGGCGACATCTTTTCAACCGGCTACTTTTGCGCCGATAATGCTGAAATTGAACCCGATGGGGTTTATGCGGTCATCGGTTGTGGTCCGGTCGGCTTGATGGCGATCATCGGTGCGCGGGACTTAGGCGCTCAACAAATATTCGCCATTGATGCCATTCCCGAACGTTTAGCACTGGCCGAAAAATTTGGCGCTATTCCAATCAATTTTCAAAAAGACAAGCCGGTCGAAGTTCTGAAAAATGCCACCGACGGCCGTGGTGCCGATGCGGTTCTTGAAGTCGTTGGCAGTCCCGCAGCCGGACGAGCAGCAGTCGACTTAATCCGCCCGGGAGGAATCATCTCCACTGTCGGCGTTCACACGGAAAATAGCATGGCTTTTTCCCCGGTGGAGGCTTACGATAAGAACATCACTTATAAAAATGGCCGCTGTCCGGCACGGCATTATATGGAACGATTGCTGCCGGTTGTGCAGAGCAAGAAATATGATCTGGTTTCAATTATCTCCCACCGGATGTCGCTTGAGAAAGGCGTTGAAGGGTACAGAATTTTTGATAAAAAAGAAGATGGTTGTACAAAGGTGGTCTTGGAACTTTAATTTAATACGGATTTTCTATGAAAAAACTTAGAAAACAAATTTGTTTAACCTG
This portion of the candidate division KSB1 bacterium genome encodes:
- a CDS encoding alcohol dehydrogenase catalytic domain-containing protein, producing the protein MKALTFHGKEIIKYESVPDPGIEQATDVIVKVHLAGICGSDLHPYHEREKGLDHGTAMGHEFVGEVVDVGKSVNRIKKSDFVFCPFTTNCGRCFYCLKGLTARCIHGELFGWIEQGKGLQGGQAEFVRVPLADSSLLKVPEGVLPEEGLLLGDIFSTGYFCADNAEIEPDGVYAVIGCGPVGLMAIIGARDLGAQQIFAIDAIPERLALAEKFGAIPINFQKDKPVEVLKNATDGRGADAVLEVVGSPAAGRAAVDLIRPGGIISTVGVHTENSMAFSPVEAYDKNITYKNGRCPARHYMERLLPVVQSKKYDLVSIISHRMSLEKGVEGYRIFDKKEDGCTKVVLEL